The following proteins come from a genomic window of Lolium rigidum isolate FL_2022 chromosome 5, APGP_CSIRO_Lrig_0.1, whole genome shotgun sequence:
- the LOC124653568 gene encoding uncharacterized protein LOC124653568 isoform X3 → MELEEGNPEAQQSGTSILISGATRTGPVLSPLINRSRAYVDDADEQDVDYGEEEEDEDDDDEDEAEEDFPDEEEGDEDVDMGTFSEQGRNFLSKVWREYEPKRVDGIVIAAECKHCARNICAERKHGTSSLRKHLKRCKERKKILIVSGQLSARPLAQSKRYTPVVEVDPLHPFDEMPSRGTVAGRSRTSGLSGSRRMAAAKPCEACTGHLGKLASPPHDGWMTAKNPLDLDDLLLEIISRVPARERWRFKQVCKRWLCLARKLPQSLAGFFYTSHNVERFPKSALHFFNISSTCPEPPRFYPSFDFLPDHRKLDLLDCCNGLLLCRWWGTSVQYIVCNPATKEWVMLPYSGCAADELILPRLGFDPLESSHFHVFFLLGDMFSISGVLLYSSETRGWVRKENGWDQEVRHVGGRPKTVFLKGYMHFHLDAIVHLDSKHYRSVPCLAAVATNGETWTIVNLPPSDDDDDDEGFCFGFIQLSQGSLHYVRFEGNELAVYVLEDYGSKQFKLKHRAPIRDLFSEDDFPELELSLMTFEWVAIHPECDVIFFTIDPDKCFMCYKMDLQKVTHIRFLTEDGKPPYLPYAPLYAELQSLRVISTELNFCCSMCLNFH, encoded by the exons ATGGAATTGGAAGAAGGGAATCCTGAAGCGCAACAAAGTGGTACCTCGATATTGATATCTGGTGCAACAAGGACTGGGCCTGTGCTGTCTCCTTTGATAAATCGCTCTAGAGCTTATGTTG ATGATGCCGACGAACAAGATGTCGActatggagaagaggaagaagatgaggatgatgatgatgaagacgaagcAGAGGAAGATTTTCCTGATGAAGAGGAAGGAGATGAGGATGTTGACATGGGAACATTTTCTGAACAGGGAAGAAATTTTTTGTCCAAAGTCTGGAGAGAATATGAGCCTAAGCGTGTTGATGGGATAGTGATAGCTGCTGAATGCAAACATTGTGCAAGGAATATTTGTGCTGAGCGTAAACATGGAACAAGTTCATTGCGCAAACATTTGAAGAGGTGCAAGGAAAGAAAGAAGATTCTTATAGTTTCTGGCCAGTTGAGTGCTCGTCCTCTGGCTCAGTCCAAGAGATACaccccggtggtggaggtggacccCCTCCACCCATTCGACGAAATGCCCTCAAGGGGAACTGTGGCAGGTCGCTCGAGGACTAGCGGTCTCTCGGGCTCTCGGCGCATGGCGGCAGCGAAGCCTTGCGAGGCGTGCACTGGCCACTTGGGTAAGCTGGCGTCTCCTCCCCATGACGGCTGGATGACGGCCAAGAACCCCCTCGACCTTGACGACCTCCTGCTCGAGATCATCTCCCGTGTCCCTGCCAGGGAGCGGTGGCGCTTCAAACAAGTGTGCAAGCGCTGGCTGTGCCTCGCCAGGAAGCTTCCCCAGTCCCTGGCCGGGTTCTTCTACACCAGCCACAACGTGGAGCGCTTCCCCAAGTCTGCCCTCCACTTCTTCAACATCTCGTCGACCTGCCCTGAACCCCCAAGGTTCTACCCCTCCTTCGACTTCCTGCCAGACCATAGAAAACTTGATCTCCTTGATTgctgcaatggcctcctcctctgccgctggtGGGGCACCTCCGTGCAGTACATCGTATGCAACCCCGCCACCAAGGAGTGGGTCATGCTGCCGTACAGCGGGTGTGCCGCCGACGAGTTGATCCTTCCCCGTCTGGGTTTTGATCCGCTCGAGTCTTCCCACTTCCATGTGTTTTTCTTGCTGGGGGATATGTTCAGCATCTCCGGAGTTCTCTTGTACTCGTCTGAAACCAGGGGATGGGTTCGTAAGGAGAATGGATGGGACCAAGAGGTCCGGCATGTTGGGGGCAGGCCTAAGACTGTCTTTCTCAAGGGCTACATGCATTTTCATCTGGATGCCATCGTCCACCTTGACAGTAAACACTATCGTTCTGTCCCTTGTCTAGCTGCGGTGGCCACAAATGGGGAAACATGGACCATTGTTAATCTCCCTccctctgatgatgatgatgatgatgaaggtttttgttttggtttcatTCAGCTGTCTCAGGGCAGCTTGCATTATGTCCGCTTTGAAGGAAATGAGCTAGCAGTTTACGTTCTGGAGGACTATGGCAGCAAACAATTCAAACTGAAGCACAGAGCTCCAATCCGTGACTTGTTCAGCGAGGATGATTTTCCGGAACTGGAACTGAGTTTGATGACCTTTGAGTGGGTTGCAATTCATCCGGAGTGTGATGTGATCTTCTTCACTATTGATCCGGATAAATGCTTCATGTGCTACAAGATGGATCTTCAGAAAGTCACACATATTCGCTTTCTTACAGAAGATGGCAAGCCACCGTATCTGCCATATGCCCCACTATACGCAGAGTTACAATCTCTGCGCGTGATCTCCACTGAACTGAACTTCTGTTGTAGTATGTGCTTGAATTTTCACTGA
- the LOC124653568 gene encoding uncharacterized protein LOC124653568 isoform X1: MELEEGNPEAQQSGTSILISGATRTGPVLSPLINRSRAYVAAWSARDTQMDDLEEDDADEQDVDYGEEEEDEDDDDEDEAEEDFPDEEEGDEDVDMGTFSEQGRNFLSKVWREYEPKRVDGIVIAAECKHCARNICAERKHGTSSLRKHLKRCKERKKILIVSGQLSARPLAQSKRYTPVVEVDPLHPFDEMPSRGTVAGRSRTSGLSGSRRMAAAKPCEACTGHLGKLASPPHDGWMTAKNPLDLDDLLLEIISRVPARERWRFKQVCKRWLCLARKLPQSLAGFFYTSHNVERFPKSALHFFNISSTCPEPPRFYPSFDFLPDHRKLDLLDCCNGLLLCRWWGTSVQYIVCNPATKEWVMLPYSGCAADELILPRLGFDPLESSHFHVFFLLGDMFSISGVLLYSSETRGWVRKENGWDQEVRHVGGRPKTVFLKGYMHFHLDAIVHLDSKHYRSVPCLAAVATNGETWTIVNLPPSDDDDDDEGFCFGFIQLSQGSLHYVRFEGNELAVYVLEDYGSKQFKLKHRAPIRDLFSEDDFPELELSLMTFEWVAIHPECDVIFFTIDPDKCFMCYKMDLQKVTHIRFLTEDGKPPYLPYAPLYAELQSLRVISTELNFCCSMCLNFH; this comes from the exons ATGGAATTGGAAGAAGGGAATCCTGAAGCGCAACAAAGTGGTACCTCGATATTGATATCTGGTGCAACAAGGACTGGGCCTGTGCTGTCTCCTTTGATAAATCGCTCTAGAGCTTATGTTG CGGCTTGGTCTGCACGTGATACTCAAATGGATGATTTGGAAGAAGATGATGCCGACGAACAAGATGTCGActatggagaagaggaagaagatgaggatgatgatgatgaagacgaagcAGAGGAAGATTTTCCTGATGAAGAGGAAGGAGATGAGGATGTTGACATGGGAACATTTTCTGAACAGGGAAGAAATTTTTTGTCCAAAGTCTGGAGAGAATATGAGCCTAAGCGTGTTGATGGGATAGTGATAGCTGCTGAATGCAAACATTGTGCAAGGAATATTTGTGCTGAGCGTAAACATGGAACAAGTTCATTGCGCAAACATTTGAAGAGGTGCAAGGAAAGAAAGAAGATTCTTATAGTTTCTGGCCAGTTGAGTGCTCGTCCTCTGGCTCAGTCCAAGAGATACaccccggtggtggaggtggacccCCTCCACCCATTCGACGAAATGCCCTCAAGGGGAACTGTGGCAGGTCGCTCGAGGACTAGCGGTCTCTCGGGCTCTCGGCGCATGGCGGCAGCGAAGCCTTGCGAGGCGTGCACTGGCCACTTGGGTAAGCTGGCGTCTCCTCCCCATGACGGCTGGATGACGGCCAAGAACCCCCTCGACCTTGACGACCTCCTGCTCGAGATCATCTCCCGTGTCCCTGCCAGGGAGCGGTGGCGCTTCAAACAAGTGTGCAAGCGCTGGCTGTGCCTCGCCAGGAAGCTTCCCCAGTCCCTGGCCGGGTTCTTCTACACCAGCCACAACGTGGAGCGCTTCCCCAAGTCTGCCCTCCACTTCTTCAACATCTCGTCGACCTGCCCTGAACCCCCAAGGTTCTACCCCTCCTTCGACTTCCTGCCAGACCATAGAAAACTTGATCTCCTTGATTgctgcaatggcctcctcctctgccgctggtGGGGCACCTCCGTGCAGTACATCGTATGCAACCCCGCCACCAAGGAGTGGGTCATGCTGCCGTACAGCGGGTGTGCCGCCGACGAGTTGATCCTTCCCCGTCTGGGTTTTGATCCGCTCGAGTCTTCCCACTTCCATGTGTTTTTCTTGCTGGGGGATATGTTCAGCATCTCCGGAGTTCTCTTGTACTCGTCTGAAACCAGGGGATGGGTTCGTAAGGAGAATGGATGGGACCAAGAGGTCCGGCATGTTGGGGGCAGGCCTAAGACTGTCTTTCTCAAGGGCTACATGCATTTTCATCTGGATGCCATCGTCCACCTTGACAGTAAACACTATCGTTCTGTCCCTTGTCTAGCTGCGGTGGCCACAAATGGGGAAACATGGACCATTGTTAATCTCCCTccctctgatgatgatgatgatgatgaaggtttttgttttggtttcatTCAGCTGTCTCAGGGCAGCTTGCATTATGTCCGCTTTGAAGGAAATGAGCTAGCAGTTTACGTTCTGGAGGACTATGGCAGCAAACAATTCAAACTGAAGCACAGAGCTCCAATCCGTGACTTGTTCAGCGAGGATGATTTTCCGGAACTGGAACTGAGTTTGATGACCTTTGAGTGGGTTGCAATTCATCCGGAGTGTGATGTGATCTTCTTCACTATTGATCCGGATAAATGCTTCATGTGCTACAAGATGGATCTTCAGAAAGTCACACATATTCGCTTTCTTACAGAAGATGGCAAGCCACCGTATCTGCCATATGCCCCACTATACGCAGAGTTACAATCTCTGCGCGTGATCTCCACTGAACTGAACTTCTGTTGTAGTATGTGCTTGAATTTTCACTGA
- the LOC124653568 gene encoding uncharacterized protein LOC124653568 isoform X2 — protein MELEEGNPEAQQSGTSILISGATRTGPVLSPLINRSRAYVEDDADEQDVDYGEEEEDEDDDDEDEAEEDFPDEEEGDEDVDMGTFSEQGRNFLSKVWREYEPKRVDGIVIAAECKHCARNICAERKHGTSSLRKHLKRCKERKKILIVSGQLSARPLAQSKRYTPVVEVDPLHPFDEMPSRGTVAGRSRTSGLSGSRRMAAAKPCEACTGHLGKLASPPHDGWMTAKNPLDLDDLLLEIISRVPARERWRFKQVCKRWLCLARKLPQSLAGFFYTSHNVERFPKSALHFFNISSTCPEPPRFYPSFDFLPDHRKLDLLDCCNGLLLCRWWGTSVQYIVCNPATKEWVMLPYSGCAADELILPRLGFDPLESSHFHVFFLLGDMFSISGVLLYSSETRGWVRKENGWDQEVRHVGGRPKTVFLKGYMHFHLDAIVHLDSKHYRSVPCLAAVATNGETWTIVNLPPSDDDDDDEGFCFGFIQLSQGSLHYVRFEGNELAVYVLEDYGSKQFKLKHRAPIRDLFSEDDFPELELSLMTFEWVAIHPECDVIFFTIDPDKCFMCYKMDLQKVTHIRFLTEDGKPPYLPYAPLYAELQSLRVISTELNFCCSMCLNFH, from the exons ATGGAATTGGAAGAAGGGAATCCTGAAGCGCAACAAAGTGGTACCTCGATATTGATATCTGGTGCAACAAGGACTGGGCCTGTGCTGTCTCCTTTGATAAATCGCTCTAGAGCTTATGTTG AAGATGATGCCGACGAACAAGATGTCGActatggagaagaggaagaagatgaggatgatgatgatgaagacgaagcAGAGGAAGATTTTCCTGATGAAGAGGAAGGAGATGAGGATGTTGACATGGGAACATTTTCTGAACAGGGAAGAAATTTTTTGTCCAAAGTCTGGAGAGAATATGAGCCTAAGCGTGTTGATGGGATAGTGATAGCTGCTGAATGCAAACATTGTGCAAGGAATATTTGTGCTGAGCGTAAACATGGAACAAGTTCATTGCGCAAACATTTGAAGAGGTGCAAGGAAAGAAAGAAGATTCTTATAGTTTCTGGCCAGTTGAGTGCTCGTCCTCTGGCTCAGTCCAAGAGATACaccccggtggtggaggtggacccCCTCCACCCATTCGACGAAATGCCCTCAAGGGGAACTGTGGCAGGTCGCTCGAGGACTAGCGGTCTCTCGGGCTCTCGGCGCATGGCGGCAGCGAAGCCTTGCGAGGCGTGCACTGGCCACTTGGGTAAGCTGGCGTCTCCTCCCCATGACGGCTGGATGACGGCCAAGAACCCCCTCGACCTTGACGACCTCCTGCTCGAGATCATCTCCCGTGTCCCTGCCAGGGAGCGGTGGCGCTTCAAACAAGTGTGCAAGCGCTGGCTGTGCCTCGCCAGGAAGCTTCCCCAGTCCCTGGCCGGGTTCTTCTACACCAGCCACAACGTGGAGCGCTTCCCCAAGTCTGCCCTCCACTTCTTCAACATCTCGTCGACCTGCCCTGAACCCCCAAGGTTCTACCCCTCCTTCGACTTCCTGCCAGACCATAGAAAACTTGATCTCCTTGATTgctgcaatggcctcctcctctgccgctggtGGGGCACCTCCGTGCAGTACATCGTATGCAACCCCGCCACCAAGGAGTGGGTCATGCTGCCGTACAGCGGGTGTGCCGCCGACGAGTTGATCCTTCCCCGTCTGGGTTTTGATCCGCTCGAGTCTTCCCACTTCCATGTGTTTTTCTTGCTGGGGGATATGTTCAGCATCTCCGGAGTTCTCTTGTACTCGTCTGAAACCAGGGGATGGGTTCGTAAGGAGAATGGATGGGACCAAGAGGTCCGGCATGTTGGGGGCAGGCCTAAGACTGTCTTTCTCAAGGGCTACATGCATTTTCATCTGGATGCCATCGTCCACCTTGACAGTAAACACTATCGTTCTGTCCCTTGTCTAGCTGCGGTGGCCACAAATGGGGAAACATGGACCATTGTTAATCTCCCTccctctgatgatgatgatgatgatgaaggtttttgttttggtttcatTCAGCTGTCTCAGGGCAGCTTGCATTATGTCCGCTTTGAAGGAAATGAGCTAGCAGTTTACGTTCTGGAGGACTATGGCAGCAAACAATTCAAACTGAAGCACAGAGCTCCAATCCGTGACTTGTTCAGCGAGGATGATTTTCCGGAACTGGAACTGAGTTTGATGACCTTTGAGTGGGTTGCAATTCATCCGGAGTGTGATGTGATCTTCTTCACTATTGATCCGGATAAATGCTTCATGTGCTACAAGATGGATCTTCAGAAAGTCACACATATTCGCTTTCTTACAGAAGATGGCAAGCCACCGTATCTGCCATATGCCCCACTATACGCAGAGTTACAATCTCTGCGCGTGATCTCCACTGAACTGAACTTCTGTTGTAGTATGTGCTTGAATTTTCACTGA
- the LOC124657606 gene encoding CASP-like protein 5A2: MGTKQREMAGAPGTRTGLGLRLVQAALAAAALGAMVSTGDDYRSVTGFRYFVPAVALQCMWSLAMATVDVYAILVGRSFRTPRVVSILSVGDWITGALTFSAASAAAGITVLINADLEFCDDNHCPNFMSATAMAFLSSFVIAPCCILNLGQMIYKLQRP, from the exons ATGGGGACGAAGCAGAGAGAAATGGCGGGGGCACCGGGGACGCGGACCGGGCTCGGGCTCCGCCTCGTGCAGGCCGCCCTCGCGGCCGCCGCGCTCGGCGCCATGGTCTCCACCGGCGACGACTACCGCTCCGTCACCGGGTTCCG CTACTTCGTGCCAGCAGTAGCTTTGCAATGCATGTGGAGCCTTGCTATGGCCACTGTGGATGTCTATGCGATTCTTGTCGGACGTTCCTTCCGAACTCCCCGAGTTGTCAGCATACTTAGCGTTGGTGACTGG ATCACAGGAGCACTGACCTTCAGTGCTGCATCTGCAGCGGCGGGCATCACCGTTCTCATCAACGCTGACCTGGAGTTTTGCGATGACAATCACTGCCCAAATTTCATGTCTGCAACGGCCATGGCTTTCCTGAGCTCGTTTGTGATTGCACCCTGCTGCATCCTGAACCTCGGCCAGATGATCTACAAATTACAAAGACCATAG